A window of the Budorcas taxicolor isolate Tak-1 chromosome 10, Takin1.1, whole genome shotgun sequence genome harbors these coding sequences:
- the LOC128054754 gene encoding LOW QUALITY PROTEIN: ribonuclease 7-like (The sequence of the model RefSeq protein was modified relative to this genomic sequence to represent the inferred CDS: inserted 1 base in 1 codon), whose translation MAPARAGFCPLLLLLLLGLWVAKXPVSAKPGNMTPAQWFETQHVQPRPQGCSTAIHKINKFSKHCKDFSTFLHESIYCMVITCQTPNIACKNGHKNCHQSQKPISLTTCELLSGRCPDYRNKEKQLEAFFIIAWDLPQQKDDLRYQLVLRFWIMLSKAKCSPHPKLCRLLTLWLPFLP comes from the exons ATGGCGCCAGCCAGAGCAGGATtctgccctctgctgctgctcctgctgctggggctgtgggtggccA GACCAGTCAGCGCCAAGCCCGGGAACATGACCCCAGCTCAGTGGTTTGAAACTCAGCATGTGCAACCCAGACCTCAAGGATGCAGCACTGCAATACACAAAATCAACAAGTTCTCTAAGCACTGCAAAGACTTCAGCACCTTTCTGCATGAATCCATCTACTGCATGGTCATCACCTGTCAGACCCCCAACATAGCCTGCAAGAATGGTCATAAAAACTGCCACCAGAGCCAAAAGCCTATATCCCTGACTACGTGTGAGCTCCTCTCAGGAAGGTGTCCAGACTACAGGAACAAGGAGAAGCAACTGGAGGCATTCTTCATCATAGCCTGGGACCTGCCACAACAGAAGGATGACCTGAGGTACCAGCTGGTCCTGCGCTTTTGGATAATGTTGTCTAAGGCCAAGTGTTCCCCTCACCCCAAGCTCTGCAGACTCCTGACACTGTGGCTGCCTTTTCTCCCTTGA